Proteins encoded within one genomic window of Anopheles gambiae chromosome 3, idAnoGambNW_F1_1, whole genome shotgun sequence:
- the LOC4577573 gene encoding uncharacterized protein LOC4577573, with product MQTSQQLSSGHRNANEDEDDEDGESELLDLAIVGAGISGLMAAKTISEKRADIRFRLFEKSTHPGGTLDGLKTRWITPHHYHAMNLCRELQIPLGTVWRQSETSEARRSLVSIGPFRKRPSGSQGANSFMSSLRDLLVRLESTRFMTELDCLCTVKYIESNAQNMECFLQRKLLFEASRRFYRFLIKIGTGFYPSELTVAACLRLFRSMSSVRDLYDMLTLQNGHLQPAGSPNWDVLIERLVARVGPEHVTYSTNIVQVEISSDQRSEIVSLTDGTGRRWRARFVILAVSCLDLVQISILPEGPLYFHQPDIQLGLWSMANFTVRYPAPYWRDHGYTGSIFCPAQCLICYESGRNQLSGTYFSPLRGVLNDTERHLIRDTILRLLRTNFACRTMQKPLEFGLELHPIPFYFDVFPTFERCIIFSSTNVSCWYRGFINGSIQGGVRAAILALLEIRPQTITFREVTDMQCMHFKYFRQRSSYERVWYSLNLASVSRFLLGVGAVLLTYGAYRVLLKADICSWWSNR from the exons atgcaaacttCACAGCAGCTATCGTCCGGGCACCGGAACGCGAACGaagacgaggacgacgaggacggcGAGTCCGAGCTGCTCGATCTGGCCATCGTCGGTGCGGGCATCTCGGGCCTGATGGCGGCCAAAACGATCAGCGAGAAGCGGGCGGACATACGCTTCCGATTGTTCGAGAAGTCCACCCATCCGGGCGGCACGCTGGACGGGCTGAAAACGCGCTGGATAACACCGCACCACTACCACGCGATGAACCTCTGCCGGGAGCTGCAGATCCCGCTCGGCACGGTTTGGCGCCAGTCGGAAACTAGTGAAGCGCGACGTTCCCTCGTTTCGATCGGTCCGTTTCGGAAGCGTCCCAGCGGCTCGCAGGGAGCGAACAGCTTCATGTCCTCTCTTCGCGACCTGCTGGTACGGCTGGAAAGTACCCGGTTTATGACGGAGCTGGACTGTCTCTGCACGGTAAAGTACATCGAAAGCAACGCCCAGAACATGGAATGCTTTCTGCAGAGAAAGTTGCTCTTCGAAGCGTCGAGGCGATTTTATCGTTTTCTCATCAAAATCGGCACGGGCTTCTACCCGTCCGAGCTGACCGTGGCCGCCTGCCTGCGGCTGTTCCGTTCGATGTCGTCCGTGCGCGATCTGTACGACATGCTCACGCTACAGAACGGCCACCTTCAGCCGGCCGGTTCGCCCAACTGGGACGTACTGATCGAACGGCTCGTGGCACGCGTCGGCCCGGAGCACGTCACCTACTCGACCAACATTGTGCAGGTGGAAATTAGCAGCGACCAACGGTCGGAAATCGTCTCGCTAACCGACGGGACCGGCCGGCGGTGGCGTGCGCGGTTCGTCATTTTGGCCGTCTCCTGTCTCGATCTGGTCCAGATTAGCATCCTGCCCGAGGGACCGCTCTACTTCCACCAGCCCGACATACAGCTGGGCCTTTGGTCGATGGCCAACTTTACCGTGCGCTATCCGGCTCCGTACTGGCGCGATCACGGCTACACCGGCAGCATATTCTGCCCCGCCCAGTGCCTAATATGCTACGAATCGGGGCGCAATCAATTATCCGGCACCTACTTTTCGCCGCTCCGGGGCGTCCTGAACGATACCGAGCGGCATCTCATCCGCGACACGATACTGCGCCTGCTGCGCACGAACTTCGCCTGCCGCACGATGCAGAAGCCGCTGGAATTTGGCCTCGAACTTCACCCGATACCGTTCTACTTCGACGTGTTTCCGACGTTCGAGCGGTGCATCATCTTCTCCTCGACCAATGTTAGCTGCTGGTACCGGGGGTTCATCAACGGGTCGATCCAGGGCG GCGTGCGGGCCGCAATTTTGGCGCTGCTCGAGATTCGACCGCAAACCATCACATTCCGGGAGGTGACCGATATGCAGTGTATGCACTTCAAGTATTTCCGCCAACGGTCATCTTATGAGCGCGTCTGGTACTCGTTGAACCTTGCGAGCGTGAGCCGATTTTTGCTGGGTGTCGGTGCTGTCCTACTGACTTACGGCGCTTATCGCGTGCTGCTGAAGGCTGACATTTGTTCCTGGTGGTCAAATCGTTGA